From one Rosa rugosa chromosome 4, drRosRugo1.1, whole genome shotgun sequence genomic stretch:
- the LOC133746340 gene encoding uncharacterized protein LOC133746340, with the protein MEVGGLKLHVAEIGSGPTAVQNHLLPEGFYISRWQEPGRAEADFGRFDVKSVVRNIYILFSRSEVPIAAKDQEIMDLFDPAIPLPLGFSEEDLSVYASPYEKSGFRFPLRVPYRSLTVDCGYTDPKVLAPTLLIQGEKDYLLNFPGTEDYIRSGAMKHVVPDLDITFIAEGGHFVQEQLPEKINELILTFLNKHGI; encoded by the exons ATGGAGGTAGGAGGACTAAAGCTTCATGTAGCTGAAATTGGAAGTG GTCCCACTGCTGTCcaaaatcatcttcttcctgaAGGATTCTACATATCAAGGTGGCAG GAGCCAGGGAGGGCAGAAGCAGATTTTGGCCGCTTTGATGTCAAGTCGGTGGTAAGGAACATCTACATTCTCTTCTCCAGAAGTGAGGTTCCAATAGCTGCTAAGGATCAAGAAATCATGGATTTGTTTGATCCAGCTATTCCTCTACCGCTAGGGTTCTCAGAGGAAGATCTTTCAGTCTATGCATCTCCGTATGAGAAGTCTGGATTCCGTTTTCCTTTGAGAGTTCCATATAG GAGTTTAACAGTGGATTGTGGTTATACTGATCCAAAAGTCTTAGCTCCAACACTGCTTATCCAGGGTGAGAAAGACTACCTCTTAAATTTTCCCGGGACTGAGGACTACATACGATCTGGGGCAATGAAACATGTTGTGCCTGATTTGGACATTACCTTCATTGCAGAAGGGGGTCACTTTGTGCAAGAACAACTTCCAGAGAAAATTAATGAGCTAATCCTCACTTTCCTCAACAAACATGGTATCTGA
- the LOC133744579 gene encoding uncharacterized protein LOC133744579: protein MDVNPHGYGAMNATSHFSNAIMGEAFLVGKDFGAMPAYIVAALHPDRVAGLISLGVPFMLPGPTAVQNHLLPEGFYVSRWQEPAGRAEADFGRFDVKSVIRNIYILFCGSEVPVAAKDQEIMDLFDSAIPLPPWFSEEDLSVYASLYEKSGFRFSLQIPYRSLAVDCGYTDPKVSAPTLLVMGEKDYIFKIPGFGDYIRTGEMKHFVPDLDIKYIAEGNHFVQEQLPEQINQLILTFLGKHGI from the exons atggatgttaATCCCCATGGCTATGGTGCCATGAATGCCACTTCCCATTTTTCTAACGCCATAATGGGTGAG GCTTTCCTTGTTGGTAAGGATTTTGGAGCTATGCCTGCATACATAGTAGCTGCTCTCCATCCTGATCGAGTAGCTGGTCTTATATCACTAGGTGTTCCTTTTATGCTACCAGGTCCGACTGCTGTCcaaaatcatcttcttcctgaAGGTTTCTATGTATCAAGGTGGCAG GAGCCAGCTGGGAGGGCAGAAGCAGATTTTGGCCGCTTCGATGTTAAGTCAGTGATAAGGAACATCTACATTCTCTTCTGTGGAAGTGAGGTTCCAGTAGCTGCTAAGGATCAAGAGATCATGGATTTGTTTGATTCAGCTATTCCTCTACCACCATGGTTCTCTGAAGAAGATCTTTCAGTCTATGCATCTCTTTATGAGAAGTCTGGATTCCGTTTTTCATTGCAAATTCCATACAG GAGTTTAGCAGTGGACTGCGGTTATACTGATCCAAAAGTCTCTGCTCCAACACTGCTTGTCATGGGTGAGAAAGACTACATCTTCAAGATTCCGGGGTTTGGAGATTACATACGAACTGGGGAAATGAAGCATTTTGTGCCTGATTTGGACATTAAATACATTGCAGAAGGGAATCATTTCGTGCAAGAACAACTTCCAGAGCAAATTAATCAGCTGATTCTCActtttcttggaaaacatgGTATTTGA